In Saccharomyces paradoxus chromosome IV, complete sequence, the DNA window AACAATCATTAAATGGAATCTACCAATTGAATCATATCAGCCATTTCCAAGAATTTACCAATCTTAAAGAATCATTTCAGAAAGCACTGGCAAGAACGTGTTAAGGTGCACTTCGACCAAGCTGGTAAGAAGGTTTCTAGACGTAATGCTAGAGCCACCAGAGCCGCCAAGATTGCTCCAAGACCACTAGATCTTTTGAGACCTGTTGTTAGAGCCCCAACTGTTAAGTACAACAGAAAGGTCAGAGCTGGTAGAGGTTTCACATTGGCCGAAGTTAAAGCCGCTGGTTTGACTGCTGCTTATGCCAGAACCATCGGTATTGCTGTTGACCACAGACGTCAAAACAGAAACCAAGAAATCTTTGACGCTAACGTCCAAAGATTGAAGGAATACCAATCCAAGATTATTGTTTTCCCAAGAAACGGTAAGGCCCCAGAAGCTGAACAAGTTTTGTCTGCTGCTGCTACTTTCCCAATTGCTCAACCAACTACTGATGTTGAAGCTAGAGCTGTCCAAGACAATGGTGAATCTGCTTTCAGAACCTTGAGATTGGCCAGATCCGAAAAGAGATTCAGAGGTATCAGAGAAAAGAGAGCTAGAGAAAAGGCTGAAGCTGAAgctgaaaagaagaaatagatctaaaaatttatccaaagaatttttcatccttaAATGTTGtaatttccttcttttttatctgTTCAATTtcataaataatatatatgtacaaTGTATAAACGGGAAGCCATCACTTATAATTTATCATTTCCTTAACCTTATAGTCTCAGTAAGAATATGGTTCACatagtatttttcaaatctgcGTAGTTTTCTTTATGGTGGTGGAACATATATTTAATTGCATTAACATATATTGCTTGTGTGGTTCTTCTTCGAGCTCAACCTGGCCCTTATATTCGTGTAGAAGAGGTGTGGAAGAGGGcattgaacaaaaagaaagtacTGTCTTATTGTATTAAAAGCGACTatatagaaaaattataaaaaattttagatGTTAGAATAtgcaatttcttctaaaCAGTTGAGCACTTCTAATCAAATAAACCGAAACCCATGTCATCATCGGATTCTTCtttagcttcttcttcttccttttcagcTTCAGCTTCACCAGCTTCACCACCAGCGACACCACCGGAGACACCAGCTGGAGCAGCAGCACCAGCACTGAAGTTGACCAATAAGTCCTTCAAGTTTTGGCCGTCCAAAGCCTTAGCAAAAATATCAGCCCAGATATTTTCAACTGGGACGTTGGCAGCGTTAGTCAAAGTCAACAACTTTTCAGAAGAGATTTCGATTTCAGAGTCGGCCAAAATCAAGGCAGCGTAAGACAAAGCGGATTCAGTAgacatttcttcttgttattTTAGAGATAATCGGTTTAAGCTGTTGTATTGGACAAAGCGGactatttctttattctttttatctATTTTATCAAGAATTGTTCAGAATAGAAGAGATCGCAAACTTTATAAaaagataatttttttcaaatacaTGTAAGGGcattctttgaaaaatgaaaaaaaaaatcattacAAAGTTGCGTGGTATCTTTTTACGAAACTCGTACATCACGATATTCCAAAGCGCGGATGGGATGACAGGGTTTAGGCTTCTTCGAATGGAAGGATTAGGCAAGATATTTGAGCTTAATGAGATCACGTGCGGCGATTCTACCTCTTGCAATGGCAACTTTCAGAAACAGGAAACATATAAGTTTTCATAGTACATTAATTAAATGACATTCTTATAAGCTAGGCTGCTATTTAGCGAATAAATATTTAAGTCAGTTTTATGAGGCAGAAAACGTAACTCTGTCTCCCGGTAGCGCACTGAAGCGAGAATCATGGAGGACCCTGATAATAGGGCGGAGAGATCATGTCAGTGTCtaatttgattttttttagaagtGGTTGGAATTCTGGAGTTGGTGTATCCACTGCACTAGaattttcgttttcttcttgcatTTGTTTACTCTGTTCTTTTTCGACCACCCATCTATCAAGCAGAGCTTGTGGAACATCCCTCGGTGGTAGCATAATCTCTATCATTCGAATTTTGTCATTAATTCCAAAGTTAGGGTCACTGATCATAGATCTGAATTCTCCAACAGTAATGATCTTTTTCGTTTCGTAATTTGTACAACCAAATACCCGTAATAATCCCAAGTAGTTCCAAGGTTGAATATCATAATAACTGGCATCTGACCTGTGGTGTAAAAACCTGTCGACAGAGTAACCTTGGTTGTTCATCACAAAAATATAAGGCGTCAAGCCCCACTTTACAATTGTGGATAATTCTTGTGCCGTCAATTGGAAAGCACCGTCACCCATGAAAAGGATAACCCTATGCTTAGTCGCGGGGAATTTATCTTTGTTTATCTCTTGAACAGCAAACTCGGCCCCAAGACACGCTCCCATCGTGTATCCAACAGATCCCCAAAGAGCTTGAGAAATACCTAGTGTATTCACCGGGAATCTGGTCTGGTTGACCCCGAAAGCAGAAGCACCAGTTTCTGTTATGATTATGTCTCCTGGTTGGAACCAATGAGATATTTCATTCCAGACCCATTCTTGTCTCAAGAGAACGTTTCCTGCTGGATAAGGCCTTGGAACCATCATGCTAGGTTGTTCGCTTGGTCTGTAAGACAGTTTAGATTCGTCAAGATTTGTCAATAATTTctgtaataataatttaaCGCTCAAGTCGGGGTATGTGgcattcttcaattttacaGAAGTAGAGTATAGTAGCGCGCAATTTTTAGTTTTATATTGGAAGTGGAAAGTTGATGTGCTGAATTCGGACAGCATGCAACCAATGACGATGATAAAATCGGCAAAATCGACTACTTCTCTAACTTCTGGGGCCGATATAGAGCCTGTGAATACACCTCCAAATTGCGGATCTGTTTCGTTTACTGTGCCCTTACCCATGGGTGTAACAAAAACTGGAAATTTAAGCCTACTACAAAGCTCTTTAGTCTCTTCGATTAAATTCTGTCTACTAGTACATGCATCTACGATGATTGCGGGATTCTGGCTTTTATACATAAAAGTTAATATTCGAGAAATAACCTCCTTTTCTACATCTGGATCGTTTTTATGCAATTGTAAATCCAAAGGGGTATTCAGCCTTGCTGATTCAATCGGGAGATTTACCTGGTTAACAGGCATGCCCATGTATACTGGCCTCTGTTCTATCCAAGCCATTTTTATGCACTTATCGACTTCGTCAGCACATAGTTCAGAGTCAACAATCAACGTTGTATAACATGCTACATCACTGGCTATTCTATGGAAGACCGTGAAATCGCCATTTCCTAGGGTATGGTGCAATAGTAATTGTTTTGTTTGCGCACTTGTCGGTGGCATACCCACTATGTGAAGTATTCCTACATGTTCAGCGTAAGATCCGGCTACGCCATTGATTGCCGATAATTCGCCTACACCAAAGGTCGTTATAAGGCATCCCAAACCTTTTAACCGTGAGTATCCATCTGCTGCATAGGCAGCATTTAACTCATTGGAATTACCGGCCCATCGTAAGTTTGGAATGTTGTAAAGTTTATCCAACAAAGGCATGCTGAACTCTCCAGAAAGCCCAAATATGGTATGTATATTCAGTTGGTTGAGCCGGTGAAAAAGATAATCTGATATTGCTATATACTTCGGCAGTGCATATCTCTGTGTATAGCTAGAATTCATCTTCAGAATGATGACAGTGCGTTTTGGTATTTATGTTCTTCctacctttttttttttcgttttgtaatattttactcttttttaCACAGGATTGATATTGAATTACGAATTTGGTGTTTGCCAAAAAGGTCAGAGATTATTATGCCGTAAAGTATGAAGAAACGGAAATTTGTTCAATGCATTGCAAGTCCCATCAACTTCTCTTCTATGGGAATGCTTTTTGCAACTGTTTGAAATGAAGAAACATAGGAGTTCTTACAGTTGCCAAGGTTCTCCATATGCAGTCAAACGCAAGTGTCCGGTGAAAAATTGGGCGACCGCTGCCTAGAAAAGCAGCAAGTGAAATTGAATGAAGGAAAGAGGACGGTCATTATACGTTAGATTAACTGCATACCTTATATATTTGTGTGCAGAAGACAAATGCATATTATGTAATAGTAATGATACAATAGACTAAGATATTGGAGGTAAAGTACATCATAAAGACGATGAAGGTTCAGAAACGGCATGTTTCAACCGCTCTTCAATGGTAGGCAGTTCCACAAGTGGCACATGACCTAACTCGGTTTTCACATCGAAGTCAAACATACGCAGGTTTTGTGCTTTTACGTAAGCATCAGTATCACAACGTTTAAT includes these proteins:
- the RPP1A gene encoding ribosomal protein P1 (Ribosomal stalk protein P1 alpha~similar to YDL081C), which gives rise to MSTESALSYAALILADSEIEISSEKLLTLTNAANVPVENIWADIFAKALDGQNLKDLLVNFSAGAAAPAGVSGGVAGGEAGEAEAEKEEEEAKEESDDDMGFGLFD
- the RPL13A gene encoding 60S ribosomal protein eL13 (Ribosomal 60S subunit protein L13A~similar to YDL082W) encodes the protein MAISKNLPILKNHFRKHWQERVKVHFDQAGKKVSRRNARATRAAKIAPRPLDLLRPVVRAPTVKYNRKVRAGRGFTLAEVKAAGLTAAYARTIGIAVDHRRQNRNQEIFDANVQRLKEYQSKIIVFPRNGKAPEAEQVLSAAATFPIAQPTTDVEARAVQDNGESAFRTLRLARSEKRFRGIREKRAREKAEAEAEKKK
- the THI3 gene encoding branched-chain-2-oxoacid decarboxylase THI3 (Regulatory protein that binds Pdc2p and Thi2p transcription factors~similar to YDL080C), which translates into the protein MNSSYTQRYALPKYIAISDYLFHRLNQLNIHTIFGLSGEFSMPLLDKLYNIPNLRWAGNSNELNAAYAADGYSRLKGLGCLITTFGVGELSAINGVAGSYAEHVGILHIVGMPPTSAQTKQLLLHHTLGNGDFTVFHRIASDVACYTTLIVDSELCADEVDKCIKMAWIEQRPVYMGMPVNQVNLPIESARLNTPLDLQLHKNDPDVEKEVISRILTFMYKSQNPAIIVDACTSRQNLIEETKELCSRLKFPVFVTPMGKGTVNETDPQFGGVFTGSISAPEVREVVDFADFIIVIGCMLSEFSTSTFHFQYKTKNCALLYSTSVKLKNATYPDLSVKLLLQKLLTNLDESKLSYRPSEQPSMMVPRPYPAGNVLLRQEWVWNEISHWFQPGDIIITETGASAFGVNQTRFPVNTLGISQALWGSVGYTMGACLGAEFAVQEINKDKFPATKHRVILFMGDGAFQLTAQELSTIVKWGLTPYIFVMNNQGYSVDRFLHHRSDASYYDIQPWNYLGLLRVFGCTNYETKKIITVGEFRSMISDPNFGINDKIRMIEIMLPPRDVPQALLDRWVVEKEQSKQMQEENENSSAVDTPTPEFQPLLKKIKLDTDMISPPYYQGPP